One Virgibacillus proomii DNA window includes the following coding sequences:
- the phnG gene encoding phosphonate C-P lyase system protein PhnG — MKRRRRTEILVQGNADLAEKLASQIKQAYTYKVIVKPHYGLTMVKMRESAKKSLFYIGEVLVTEAKVEINEQIGIGIVQGMEDELAMNLAIIDAAYNANLPETQMWTNLLVVAEAEINRKKIKRQAELLETKVNFETMEV, encoded by the coding sequence ATGAAGAGAAGGAGAAGAACGGAGATTCTTGTTCAAGGGAATGCTGATTTGGCTGAAAAATTAGCAAGTCAAATTAAGCAGGCATACACCTACAAGGTAATCGTTAAGCCACACTATGGATTAACCATGGTGAAAATGCGGGAGAGTGCAAAAAAATCGTTATTCTATATTGGTGAAGTACTAGTAACGGAAGCAAAAGTGGAGATAAATGAACAAATTGGAATTGGCATCGTTCAAGGGATGGAAGATGAGTTGGCAATGAACTTAGCGATTATTGATGCTGCCTATAATGCTAATTTACCAGAAACACAGATGTGGACGAATCTATTAGTCGTAGCAGAAGCAGAAATAAATCGTAAAAAAATCAAGCGACAGGCAGAGTTGTTAGAGACAAAGGTCAACTTTGAAACGATGGAAGTGTAA
- a CDS encoding maltose acetyltransferase domain-containing protein translates to MKTEKDKMIAGELYNPSDKTLVIDREVCRRKTRLYNQTLESELAEREKMIKNLFGSTGQHIYVEPTFRCDYGYNIHVGDHFYANFDCVMLDVCEINIGTNCMLAPGVHIYTATHPLDPIARNSGVEFGKPVTIGDNVWIGGRAVINPGVTIGDNAVIASGTVVVKDVPANSVVGGNPARVIKRIE, encoded by the coding sequence ATGAAAACAGAGAAGGACAAAATGATTGCTGGAGAATTATACAATCCATCAGATAAAACATTAGTAATTGATCGAGAGGTATGTCGGAGAAAAACACGCTTATATAATCAGACATTGGAATCGGAATTGGCAGAGCGAGAGAAAATGATCAAAAATTTATTTGGATCTACAGGACAGCATATTTATGTAGAACCTACATTTCGCTGTGACTACGGATATAATATTCATGTTGGTGATCATTTTTACGCAAATTTTGATTGTGTTATGTTAGATGTCTGTGAAATTAACATAGGAACTAACTGTATGTTGGCACCAGGTGTACATATTTATACAGCCACACATCCATTAGACCCGATAGCAAGAAACTCGGGAGTTGAATTTGGTAAGCCGGTTACCATTGGAGATAATGTTTGGATTGGTGGTCGCGCTGTTATTAATCCTGGAGTAACCATTGGTGATAATGCGGTGATTGCTTCTGGTACAGTTGTAGTTAAGGATGTTCCTGCGAATTCAGTAGTTGGAGGAAATCCTGCTCGTGTAATTAAACGTATAGAATAA
- a CDS encoding carbon-phosphorus lyase complex subunit PhnI: protein MGYVAVKGGTNAIEASIQRLTYERLKEKEIIEVNTIMATMRALVDQVMSESSLYSPFLAALAIKQAEGSMEEAVFIMRAHRSTLPRLYYSKTVESESMFVERRISASFKDIPGGQILGATTDYTHRLLNFNLAKENWEANEAWLKQYQNKLKEIDRETDKVIYYPKVVDYLRKEGLFGDDDENNTEPMDITKESLSFPASRSARLQTLTRGETGAVTALGYASLRGYGQVHPTVGEVRVGKLPIYVSHPTKLEQTEDDSYFIGEIRVSEVESFVPITVKNEQNEPELDFEIGYGVCYGQNETKAIAMSILDQCLEHPEADFPTHDEEFVLLHIDSVEATGFISHLKLPHYVTFQSKLDSVREIKRKGESHE from the coding sequence ATGGGATATGTAGCTGTTAAAGGCGGAACGAATGCAATTGAAGCGTCCATTCAACGACTAACTTATGAGCGCTTGAAAGAAAAAGAAATAATTGAAGTTAATACCATTATGGCTACGATGCGTGCACTTGTTGATCAAGTGATGTCAGAAAGCAGCTTATATTCACCATTCCTTGCTGCTTTAGCTATTAAACAAGCAGAAGGCAGTATGGAAGAAGCTGTTTTTATCATGCGGGCACATCGTTCGACCTTACCCAGATTGTATTATAGCAAGACAGTCGAATCAGAATCTATGTTTGTAGAAAGGCGTATTTCGGCAAGCTTTAAAGACATACCCGGAGGACAGATTTTAGGTGCTACGACAGATTATACGCATCGTTTGCTTAATTTTAATTTGGCAAAGGAAAATTGGGAAGCTAATGAAGCTTGGCTAAAACAATATCAGAATAAGTTAAAAGAGATAGATCGAGAGACGGATAAGGTTATCTACTATCCAAAAGTAGTGGACTATCTACGAAAAGAAGGATTATTTGGAGACGATGATGAGAATAATACGGAGCCAATGGATATCACGAAGGAGAGTCTTTCTTTTCCAGCCTCTCGAAGTGCTCGATTACAAACCTTAACCCGTGGCGAGACAGGTGCAGTTACCGCTCTCGGCTATGCCTCCTTACGCGGTTATGGTCAAGTACATCCAACTGTTGGCGAAGTTCGGGTAGGCAAGCTGCCAATCTATGTCAGCCATCCAACTAAATTAGAACAAACGGAAGATGACTCTTACTTTATTGGTGAGATTAGAGTATCGGAAGTGGAGTCCTTTGTACCTATTACTGTAAAAAATGAACAAAATGAACCAGAACTGGATTTTGAGATTGGCTATGGAGTGTGTTATGGGCAAAACGAAACAAAGGCAATTGCGATGAGTATTTTAGATCAATGCTTAGAACACCCGGAAGCGGACTTTCCAACTCATGATGAAGAGTTTGTACTATTACATATCGATTCCGTGGAAG
- the phnH gene encoding phosphonate C-P lyase system protein PhnH — MAIDQVHDLQQVYRKILNSISRPGVIANLHDQASGIDYQLPCYDATLLTTMMLFDGEVTFHVISEHKRSIQEKISAYTLATYAPLHEADYIIVLEDAKESSIIQALDQCKKGNLINPQDSSTLIFESKTALSNEVQLLLTGPGISYQNHLQTSFTKSVWLARNECIKEYPLGVDVVLTDAKLQVACIPRTTKVALLEVE, encoded by the coding sequence ATGGCAATTGATCAAGTTCATGACTTGCAACAAGTATATCGAAAAATATTAAACAGCATTTCACGTCCAGGTGTCATAGCTAATTTACACGACCAAGCAAGCGGGATAGATTATCAACTGCCTTGTTATGATGCGACATTATTAACGACCATGATGCTATTTGATGGAGAGGTAACCTTCCATGTTATTTCTGAACATAAACGGTCGATACAAGAAAAGATTTCCGCCTACACGTTAGCAACATATGCACCGTTACATGAGGCAGATTACATTATTGTGCTGGAGGATGCCAAAGAGTCATCCATTATCCAAGCATTAGATCAGTGTAAAAAAGGAAACTTAATCAACCCGCAAGATTCTTCTACGCTGATATTTGAAAGTAAGACAGCCCTTTCCAATGAAGTACAGCTTTTATTAACCGGACCAGGTATTTCTTATCAAAATCATTTGCAAACAAGTTTTACAAAAAGTGTCTGGCTAGCTCGTAATGAGTGTATAAAAGAATACCCGTTAGGTGTAGATGTGGTGTTGACGGATGCAAAGCTGCAAGTTGCTTGTATTCCAAGAACAACGAAGGTTGCATTGCTGGAGGTGGAATAG
- a CDS encoding LysR family transcriptional regulator — MYYDALRTFVTLVEVKNFTKAAEKLHISQPSVSLHMKNLEQELGTKLVVRSRKSFQVSPTGELLYDRAKQIIRIYEQTKRDILAHHQIVKGKLKIGASFTIGEYILPNLLVDVHNAYPELELEVIIGNTEEVVRHVQLFHVDIGLIEGQTNNKELTVHPFMQDELYVVASIHHPLTAKKQVTIADLQNQPWVSREEGSGTREYLEHVIRSNGLKTKSILTISSNQGVKETVIKGMGLSLLSHSVIERDVALKQLAILNLQRIHFTRTFSYVFSPIMKSKQNVEAFLNMLKKKWPYE, encoded by the coding sequence TTGTATTACGATGCATTGCGAACATTTGTCACCCTTGTGGAAGTTAAAAACTTTACCAAAGCAGCAGAAAAGTTGCATATATCACAGCCAAGTGTGAGCTTACATATGAAAAATCTGGAGCAGGAACTAGGAACAAAGCTGGTAGTCCGCTCGCGAAAGTCATTCCAAGTATCACCGACGGGAGAGTTGTTATACGACAGGGCGAAACAAATTATTCGTATCTACGAACAAACAAAACGAGATATTTTAGCGCATCATCAAATCGTCAAGGGCAAGTTGAAAATTGGTGCCAGTTTCACGATTGGGGAATACATTTTGCCAAATTTATTAGTAGATGTACATAATGCCTATCCAGAGCTTGAACTTGAAGTGATAATAGGTAATACAGAAGAAGTTGTACGACATGTACAATTATTTCACGTTGATATTGGCTTAATTGAGGGACAAACGAATAATAAAGAGTTAACTGTACATCCATTTATGCAAGATGAATTATATGTTGTTGCTTCCATCCATCACCCGTTAACGGCCAAGAAACAAGTTACGATCGCTGACCTACAGAATCAACCATGGGTCTCTCGTGAAGAAGGTTCGGGTACACGTGAATACCTTGAACATGTTATTCGTTCTAATGGATTGAAAACAAAGTCCATCCTAACGATCAGCAGTAATCAGGGAGTTAAAGAAACGGTCATAAAAGGGATGGGCTTATCTCTACTGTCCCACAGTGTTATAGAGCGGGATGTTGCATTAAAGCAATTGGCAATTTTAAACTTACAGCGTATTCATTTTACAAGAACTTTTTCCTATGTTTTCTCTCCTATTATGAAAAGCAAGCAAAATGTAGAAGCTTTTCTCAACATGTTGAAGAAGAAATGGCCGTATGAATAG
- a CDS encoding YeiH family protein, with amino-acid sequence MGKTVENNREDRLAFLKGIGVTLFIAILAKYVAQLPLLSVMGQLVIAIIIGMVWRSTIGVNAHWQSGITFSNKKLLRLGIVLLGMRLNLADIYNAGIKVFMIAAVCLVFTLLVVYGLTRWFGVGKRLGILTACGTAICGAAAVVAVSPQVKAKDEETAVGAATIAVLGTIFTLIYSVIYSLLHLSPTAYGVFTGATLHEIAHVIAAADVGGSEAVDLAVIVKLTRVALLVPVVIVIGYLFQRSGETTNKKVSLSIIPWFILGFLAMSGFNTLGIVSETIANHIVTVAYLFIAMAMAGLGLNVDIKTFRRLGMKSFLAGAIGTILLVILGYTLVIVFQLN; translated from the coding sequence ATGGGAAAAACGGTTGAGAACAATAGAGAAGACCGTTTGGCTTTTCTCAAAGGAATTGGGGTTACACTGTTCATAGCTATTTTAGCTAAATATGTAGCCCAATTGCCTTTGTTATCTGTTATGGGGCAGCTTGTCATTGCAATTATAATTGGAATGGTTTGGAGATCAACCATTGGGGTAAACGCGCATTGGCAATCCGGAATAACATTTTCAAATAAAAAATTACTTCGACTCGGGATTGTTCTATTAGGAATGCGATTAAATTTAGCAGACATCTATAACGCAGGGATAAAAGTGTTTATGATTGCGGCTGTTTGTCTTGTATTTACATTACTCGTAGTTTATGGCTTAACGCGTTGGTTTGGGGTTGGGAAACGACTTGGGATATTAACAGCATGCGGAACTGCAATTTGTGGTGCCGCTGCAGTGGTAGCTGTTAGTCCACAAGTTAAGGCAAAGGATGAGGAAACAGCTGTGGGAGCAGCTACTATTGCTGTTTTAGGAACGATCTTTACATTGATTTATAGTGTTATTTATTCCTTATTGCATTTATCTCCAACGGCTTATGGCGTTTTTACAGGAGCTACGTTACATGAAATAGCACATGTTATTGCCGCTGCTGATGTTGGCGGCAGTGAAGCGGTTGATCTGGCGGTAATTGTTAAACTTACGCGCGTCGCACTATTAGTTCCTGTCGTTATTGTTATCGGCTACTTATTTCAACGCAGTGGAGAAACAACGAATAAAAAAGTATCGCTGTCCATTATACCGTGGTTTATTTTAGGATTCCTGGCAATGAGTGGATTTAATACACTTGGTATTGTATCAGAGACGATAGCAAACCATATTGTTACGGTTGCTTATTTATTTATTGCAATGGCAATGGCTGGGCTTGGTTTAAATGTTGATATTAAGACTTTTCGAAGGTTGGGCATGAAATCATTCCTAGCAGGGGCTATCGGTACAATCCTATTAGTAATCCTAGGATATACGCTCGTTATCGTTTTTCAATTAAATTAA
- a CDS encoding DASS family sodium-coupled anion symporter has product MKNKNLIGIILAFLALFIILMLPNPDSLPIVGQRVLAVLAFAVILWVTEAVPYPVSALMIISWLAILVGLSPTIDDPSTVYGTKEALGMAIAGFSSTAVGLVAGALFLAAAMEITGLHKRIALFIMSKIGTKPSRLVIGTIVVSFVLALFVPSATARAGTIIPILLGIVAAFGLTNTSKLAALLIITAVQSISIWNVGIKTAAAQNMVALGFIHSKFGIDVAWGKWFLYAAPWSILMSILLFFVMTKLIKPEQTNLSEGNSIQTQLKALGKMKSSEWRLIIISIGLLLLWSTEGFLHPLDSTTVTIIAVAITLFPKVGIFTWKEVQAKIPWGTLVVFATGISLGMVLLSTEAATWLSSNTFEAMGLAGMSVIALVAILALFNIVIHLGFSSATSLASALIPIVIALVTGMEPTSFNGPGLVLIMQFVISFGFLLPVNAPQNMLAYGTGTFTTKQLLKSGIPITVLGYILIIIFSATYWQWVGLL; this is encoded by the coding sequence ATGAAAAATAAAAATTTAATTGGCATTATTTTAGCTTTTCTTGCATTATTCATTATTTTAATGTTACCAAACCCTGACTCACTTCCAATTGTTGGGCAAAGAGTGCTAGCTGTATTAGCATTTGCTGTTATCTTATGGGTAACTGAAGCAGTGCCTTATCCTGTTAGTGCATTGATGATTATTAGTTGGTTAGCGATTTTAGTTGGATTATCGCCAACGATTGACGATCCCTCCACGGTGTATGGAACAAAAGAAGCTTTAGGAATGGCAATTGCCGGATTTAGTTCTACAGCAGTGGGGCTTGTAGCAGGCGCTCTATTTTTAGCAGCTGCCATGGAAATAACCGGATTACACAAGCGAATTGCTTTATTTATTATGTCGAAAATAGGTACAAAGCCAAGCCGATTAGTAATAGGAACGATTGTGGTCAGCTTTGTACTTGCTTTATTTGTACCCAGTGCAACTGCACGTGCAGGTACGATCATTCCTATACTATTAGGCATTGTTGCGGCATTTGGGTTAACGAACACGAGTAAATTAGCAGCTTTATTAATCATTACTGCTGTTCAGTCGATTTCCATTTGGAATGTTGGAATTAAAACGGCTGCGGCGCAAAATATGGTAGCGTTAGGGTTTATCCATTCGAAATTTGGGATTGATGTTGCTTGGGGAAAATGGTTTTTATACGCTGCTCCATGGTCGATTCTCATGTCGATCCTATTGTTTTTTGTAATGACTAAGCTGATTAAGCCAGAACAAACCAACTTATCTGAAGGAAATAGTATTCAAACACAGTTAAAAGCTTTGGGAAAAATGAAGTCTAGTGAATGGCGATTGATCATTATTTCGATTGGTTTACTTCTTTTATGGTCAACAGAAGGATTTCTTCATCCATTAGATTCAACGACGGTTACAATTATAGCAGTTGCGATTACGCTTTTCCCAAAAGTCGGTATTTTTACTTGGAAAGAAGTACAAGCTAAGATTCCTTGGGGAACACTTGTTGTGTTTGCTACCGGTATTTCACTTGGTATGGTGTTATTAAGCACAGAAGCTGCTACCTGGCTATCTTCGAATACGTTTGAGGCAATGGGGTTAGCTGGAATGTCTGTTATTGCTTTAGTTGCTATTTTAGCATTATTTAATATTGTTATCCATTTAGGTTTTTCCAGTGCGACCAGCTTAGCATCAGCATTAATACCAATTGTTATCGCTCTAGTAACAGGAATGGAGCCGACGTCATTTAATGGGCCAGGACTGGTACTGATTATGCAATTTGTCATTAGTTTTGGGTTTTTACTTCCGGTCAATGCACCACAAAATATGCTCGCATACGGAACGGGAACATTTACAACAAAGCAATTGCTAAAATCAGGAATACCAATTACTGTTTTAGGCTATATTTTAATCATTATTTTTAGTGCGACGTATTGGCAATGGGTCGGCTTATTATAA
- a CDS encoding GntR family transcriptional regulator, giving the protein MSESKETQIIDDIMEQIITKMIKPGEKLPSENRLANEYKVPRMTARKALATLEARGYIYSIHGKGRFLKKTSKPIQLHLTGNKSFTDKMIQTGYHLTTRNMYCSKIKYDQKIYETLQADETASIYKIGRLRIIDDEPIAIHQSFVDQANFPNIAQEGSEIISMFAYYRKLGYSEFRSKKSYLSVTYPTSYEQQLLSCNSMVPLIVVESDCIDVKTGKVLEYTKILYRSDKFKYDISVEESQ; this is encoded by the coding sequence ATGTCTGAAAGTAAGGAGACGCAGATCATTGATGATATAATGGAGCAAATTATTACGAAAATGATAAAGCCCGGGGAGAAGCTGCCTTCTGAAAACAGACTGGCAAATGAATATAAAGTACCGCGGATGACTGCTCGTAAGGCTCTTGCAACGTTAGAGGCGCGTGGATATATTTATTCTATCCACGGAAAAGGACGATTTTTAAAAAAAACATCAAAGCCAATCCAATTACACCTGACGGGAAATAAAAGTTTTACCGACAAAATGATTCAAACGGGTTATCATTTAACGACGAGAAATATGTATTGCAGTAAAATTAAATATGATCAAAAGATTTATGAAACCCTTCAAGCTGATGAAACAGCTTCTATTTATAAAATTGGCAGGCTGCGGATCATTGATGATGAACCAATTGCGATTCATCAAAGTTTTGTGGATCAAGCTAACTTTCCAAATATTGCGCAGGAAGGCTCGGAAATTATATCTATGTTTGCCTATTATCGAAAGCTTGGGTATAGCGAATTTAGAAGTAAGAAATCTTATTTAAGTGTAACTTACCCTACGTCTTATGAACAACAACTACTATCGTGCAACAGTATGGTTCCGCTCATTGTTGTAGAAAGCGATTGTATCGATGTGAAAACCGGAAAGGTATTAGAATATACAAAAATTTTATACCGAAGTGATAAATTTAAATATGATATATCAGTAGAAGAAAGCCAGTAA
- a CDS encoding TraB/GumN family protein has translation MTEDNITRIHIGDKEYILIGTAHVSKHSAEQVKEVIEIEKPDAVCVELDEQRYQSLKDENKWKNMDIFKVIKEKKASLLLMNLAISSFQKRMAKQFGINPGQEMIQGIESAKEIGAELVLADRNIQITFSRIWHNIGLKGKALLLTQVIASIFSNESISEEELEKMKQQDTINTILQEFTDSFPKLKKPLIDERDQYLAQKIKEAPGNKVVAVLGAAHVPGITEQIQKEHDLTKLRELPPKSKLPKLIGWSIPVFILAIILYTFLSNPAAGWEQTLSWIIWNGGLSAIGAILALGHPLTILTAFVVAPITSLNPLLAAGWFAGFVQAYVRRPHVSDFESLSEDVFTVKGFWRNKVTRVLLIVMLANIGSSLGTFIGGVDVIRVFLENI, from the coding sequence ATGACTGAAGATAATATAACAAGAATACATATCGGTGATAAGGAATATATTTTGATTGGTACCGCTCATGTTTCCAAGCATAGTGCGGAACAGGTGAAGGAAGTAATTGAGATTGAAAAGCCTGACGCCGTATGTGTAGAGCTAGATGAACAGCGATATCAATCATTGAAAGACGAAAATAAGTGGAAGAATATGGACATTTTTAAGGTGATTAAAGAAAAGAAGGCTTCTTTATTATTGATGAATCTGGCTATCTCCTCTTTTCAAAAACGGATGGCAAAGCAATTTGGCATTAATCCAGGACAGGAAATGATACAAGGTATTGAATCAGCCAAAGAGATAGGGGCAGAGCTTGTACTGGCAGATCGTAACATTCAAATTACATTTTCACGGATTTGGCATAATATTGGTTTGAAAGGGAAAGCGTTACTGTTGACACAAGTGATTGCGAGTATTTTTAGCAATGAATCCATATCTGAGGAAGAACTGGAAAAAATGAAGCAGCAGGATACGATTAATACAATTCTTCAAGAATTCACCGATTCTTTTCCCAAGTTAAAAAAACCATTAATTGATGAAAGAGATCAATATTTAGCACAGAAAATTAAAGAAGCTCCTGGCAATAAAGTGGTAGCCGTGCTTGGTGCGGCCCATGTTCCGGGAATTACAGAGCAAATTCAAAAGGAGCATGACTTAACGAAACTACGAGAATTACCACCCAAATCAAAGTTGCCGAAACTTATTGGATGGTCAATCCCGGTATTTATTTTAGCAATTATTTTGTATACGTTTCTTTCTAATCCTGCAGCAGGCTGGGAACAAACGCTTAGCTGGATCATTTGGAATGGCGGGTTATCAGCGATTGGTGCGATTCTTGCATTAGGACATCCCTTGACCATCTTAACTGCATTTGTAGTTGCACCGATAACATCGCTTAATCCACTATTGGCAGCTGGCTGGTTTGCCGGTTTTGTGCAAGCGTATGTGCGCAGACCTCATGTTAGTGATTTTGAATCATTGTCCGAAGATGTGTTTACAGTGAAAGGATTTTGGCGAAATAAAGTAACGCGAGTTTTATTAATTGTGATGCTTGCCAATATAGGAAGTTCTTTAGGTACTTTTATTGGCGGTGTAGATGTAATTCGTGTGTTTTTAGAAAACATATAG
- a CDS encoding phospholipase A2 family protein — protein MMKQRGNINKKGFCFPPGYRWCGPGCNGPGAPINDVDALCKAHDECYRRLRDPCKCDQEFMNKLQTKMNGKTEKGRHARILYNYMKLQTAFTCRFRRLK, from the coding sequence ATGATGAAGCAACGTGGAAATATAAATAAAAAAGGTTTTTGCTTTCCACCAGGCTACAGATGGTGTGGACCTGGTTGTAATGGCCCCGGCGCGCCAATTAATGATGTAGACGCTCTTTGTAAAGCGCATGATGAATGTTACCGACGCTTACGAGATCCTTGTAAATGTGATCAAGAGTTTATGAATAAATTGCAAACTAAAATGAATGGAAAGACGGAAAAGGGAAGACATGCACGTATACTTTATAACTATATGAAACTTCAAACCGCATTCACTTGCAGGTTTAGAAGACTAAAATAA
- a CDS encoding CRISPR-associated helicase/endonuclease Cas3, whose amino-acid sequence MDFIAHIRQSDNNVQTVKDHLIEVKELAEQYGAPMGIKYLCGLAGVLHDFGKYSNAFREYIIQAVHHPDAPPKRGSVDHSTAGAKLLFDLFHKDHIVPEKAIVAEVVGNAIISHHSYLHDFFTPELDSKYLTRVRDKEIPEYDYMVENFFTYVMSERDFHYYVDQATKELLLFIQNEPPESCEKQLMFLTKFIFSTLIDADRTNTRLFEENKHQTSIDHEELFQNYYDRLQDKINSFQHHEKANTPINQLRSSMSEHCDRFAENPSGIYTLSIPTGGGKTLASLRYALKHALLHNKKRIIYVVPFTTIIEQNAEEVRKIVKDNENVLEHHSNIILDEEDNDEHQDGVVTKQQKLKLAKDNWDAPIIFTTMVQFLNVFYAKGSRHIRRLHHLSEAVIVFDEVQKVPVKCISLFNQALNFLKAYGKSSLLLCTATQPALDFVKNKLEINTDAEIVENLDDVVKAFKRVEIIDKATDGGMATSELADFVKEQINQVQNVLVILNTKTVVKTLYQELEHKMDDKVAVYHLSTSMCAAHRNHILHEVRNKLKAKTPVICISTQLIEAGVDISFDCVIRSLAGLDSIAQAAGRCNRHGEKDIQQVYVIDHQEEQLKFLKEIDVGKQITRRILIDMKRDENAHGGNMLSPKAMERYFQELYAELSNDLDYYIPSLNKDMMELLMAPKHESGYVEAYISKHNEQIPLFITNSYRTAAKYFQVIDDHTTSVIVPYREGKDIIIELSGNISMEDLSRCMKRAQYYTVNLYTCELELLMKNDGLVPFFEGKILALEEGAYSKEFGFNIG is encoded by the coding sequence ATGGATTTTATTGCCCATATTCGTCAAAGTGACAACAACGTTCAAACGGTAAAAGACCATTTAATAGAAGTAAAAGAGTTGGCTGAGCAATATGGTGCTCCTATGGGAATAAAATATTTATGTGGACTTGCAGGTGTGTTACATGATTTTGGTAAGTACAGTAATGCGTTTCGTGAATATATCATTCAAGCTGTTCATCATCCCGATGCACCTCCAAAGAGAGGGAGTGTAGACCATTCTACTGCGGGAGCAAAACTACTATTTGATTTGTTTCATAAAGATCATATAGTTCCTGAAAAAGCAATTGTTGCAGAAGTAGTAGGAAACGCTATTATCTCACATCATTCCTATCTTCATGATTTTTTTACACCTGAGTTAGATTCTAAATATTTAACACGCGTCCGAGATAAAGAAATACCTGAGTATGATTATATGGTTGAGAATTTTTTTACATATGTTATGAGTGAACGTGATTTCCATTATTATGTCGATCAAGCTACAAAAGAGTTACTATTATTTATTCAAAATGAGCCTCCTGAATCTTGTGAAAAACAATTGATGTTTTTAACCAAGTTTATTTTTAGTACATTAATTGATGCTGATCGCACTAATACAAGGTTATTTGAAGAAAATAAACACCAAACCTCTATAGATCATGAAGAACTATTCCAAAATTACTATGATAGATTACAAGACAAAATAAACTCCTTTCAACATCATGAAAAAGCAAATACGCCAATTAATCAATTGCGTTCAAGCATGTCGGAACATTGCGATAGGTTTGCAGAGAATCCCTCTGGTATTTATACTCTTTCTATACCTACAGGCGGCGGGAAAACTTTAGCCAGTTTACGCTACGCTTTAAAGCATGCATTATTACATAATAAAAAACGCATTATATATGTTGTTCCATTTACCACGATTATTGAGCAGAACGCTGAAGAAGTAAGAAAAATAGTAAAAGATAATGAAAACGTTTTAGAACATCATTCTAATATCATTCTTGATGAAGAAGATAATGATGAGCATCAAGATGGTGTTGTAACAAAACAACAAAAACTGAAGTTAGCTAAGGATAATTGGGATGCACCAATTATTTTCACAACGATGGTACAGTTTTTAAATGTTTTTTATGCCAAAGGAAGTAGACATATTCGCCGCTTGCATCATTTAAGTGAGGCCGTAATTGTATTTGATGAGGTGCAAAAAGTACCTGTTAAATGTATTTCTTTATTCAATCAGGCACTTAACTTTTTAAAAGCTTATGGTAAATCTAGTCTTCTCCTTTGTACTGCAACACAACCTGCTTTGGATTTTGTTAAAAATAAACTAGAAATAAATACGGATGCGGAAATAGTAGAAAACCTTGACGATGTGGTGAAAGCTTTTAAACGAGTGGAAATTATCGACAAAGCGACAGACGGAGGAATGGCTACTAGTGAATTAGCTGATTTTGTTAAAGAACAGATAAACCAGGTTCAAAATGTGTTAGTGATCTTAAACACAAAAACGGTTGTGAAAACGCTATATCAAGAGTTGGAACATAAAATGGATGATAAAGTAGCTGTTTATCACTTGAGTACATCTATGTGCGCCGCTCACCGAAATCATATTTTGCATGAAGTAAGAAACAAATTAAAAGCAAAAACGCCTGTTATTTGTATTAGTACTCAATTAATCGAAGCCGGGGTTGACATTAGCTTTGATTGTGTCATCCGTTCATTAGCTGGTTTAGATTCAATTGCTCAAGCTGCCGGACGCTGTAATCGGCATGGAGAAAAAGATATACAACAAGTATATGTTATCGATCACCAAGAAGAACAGCTCAAATTTTTAAAAGAAATTGATGTGGGAAAGCAAATAACGAGGCGAATCTTAATTGATATGAAACGGGATGAGAATGCCCATGGTGGTAATATGTTATCACCAAAAGCCATGGAACGTTATTTTCAAGAACTTTATGCGGAGCTTTCTAATGACTTAGATTATTATATCCCATCTTTAAATAAGGATATGATGGAGTTGTTAATGGCTCCAAAGCATGAATCAGGTTATGTGGAAGCTTATATCAGTAAACATAACGAGCAGATTCCATTATTTATAACAAACAGCTATCGGACAGCTGCGAAATATTTTCAGGTAATAGATGATCATACGACTTCGGTTATTGTACCTTATAGAGAAGGAAAAGATATTATAATAGAATTAAGCGGAAATATATCCATGGAGGATTTATCTAGATGCATGAAGAGAGCTCAGTACTACACGGTTAATTTGTATACATGTGAATTAGAGTTATTAATGAAAAACGATGGTCTGGTACCTTTCTTTGAAGGTAAAATTCTTGCATTAGAAGAAGGAGCTTATAGTAAGGAGTTTGGTTTTAATATAGGATAG